In Massilia sp. METH4, the genomic window GCGGCATTGAAGGGCCGCATCCTGGACGAGCTGTACGCCGCCCACGCATTGTAGAGCCAGCGGGGCGCCCTTCCCTGTTCCGGTCGGCCATAATCCATCAAAAGCGGCCGAAACAGGAGACGCCCATGGACACCGACATCAAGGATGACTACGCGATCGCGGCCCGTTGCCTCGACCCCGTGCAGGCGCACGTGCTGCGCGGCTGCCTGGAGGCGGCCGGCATCCGCGCCGCCGTCATGGACGAGCACCACTCGCAAGTGGACCAGCTGATCTCGCCCGCGCTGGGCGGCGCCCGCGTGCTCGTGCACGAGCGCGACCTGGCCGCCGCCAAGGACGTGCTCGCCGCGTTCGAGCGCGGCGACCTGGCGTTGCGGGACGGCGAGATGCCGGAATGATCAATCGCTGCGGTTCTGCGCCTGCGATACATTGCTGTTCGGCGGCACGCTCTGCGTGAGCCACACATTGCCGCCGATGGTGGAGCCGGCGCCGATCGTGATGCGGCCCAGCACGGTGGCGCCGGCGTAGATCACCACGTCGTCCTCGACGATCGGGTGGCGCGGCGTGCCCTTGATCAACATGCCCGACTCATCGGCCGGGAAGCGTTTCGCGCCGAGGGTGACGTGCTGGTAAAGCCGTACGCGCTCGCCCAGGATCGCCGTTTCGCCGATCACCACGCCGGTGCCGTGGTCGATGAAGAAGCTGGCGCCGATCTGCGCGGCCGGGTGGATGTCGATGCCCGTCAGCGTATGGCTGATGTCGCAGATCATGCGCGCGATGAACGGCGAGCCGAGCTTGTGCAACTGGTGCGCAAGCCGATAGTGCAGGATGGCGATCGTGCCGGGATAGCACAGCATGATCTCGGCGATCGAGGTAGCGGCCGGGTCGCCGGCATAGGCGGCCTGCACGTCGGACACGAGCAATGCGCGGATGTCCGGCAGGCTGGCCGCGAACGCGCGCGTGATCTCGTGTGCCTTGTGCGTGAGCGTCTCTTCCGTCAGCTCGGCATCGTCGGCGAATTGCAGGCCGCGCCGCACCTGCTCGGTGAGGC contains:
- a CDS encoding DUF2007 domain-containing protein, which produces MDTDIKDDYAIAARCLDPVQAHVLRGCLEAAGIRAAVMDEHHSQVDQLISPALGGARVLVHERDLAAAKDVLAAFERGDLALRDGEMPE
- the epsC gene encoding serine O-acetyltransferase EpsC, with protein sequence MTIDTFDGTGVKPAHWDLDAVVAALRVSREATHNIRHQRRVRELPSREALTTIVNGLSAVLFPTHYGRPNLTDESIDYFVGDTLNTTLNRLTEQVRRGLQFADDAELTEETLTHKAHEITRAFAASLPDIRALLVSDVQAAYAGDPAATSIAEIMLCYPGTIAILHYRLAHQLHKLGSPFIARMICDISHTLTGIDIHPAAQIGASFFIDHGTGVVIGETAILGERVRLYQHVTLGAKRFPADESGMLIKGTPRHPIVEDDVVIYAGATVLGRITIGAGSTIGGNVWLTQSVPPNSNVSQAQNRSD